Part of the Limihaloglobus sulfuriphilus genome is shown below.
TGAGCGTCAGCCTTTTGGTATCCGTAAAACGGCCGATAACTGTTGCTTCAACGTCTTCGGATGCGAATATTTCCATAATTTCATCGAGTTTTTCCGGTTTGACGGCTATTACCATACGCTCCTGTGCTTCAGATATCCAGATTTCTGTATAGTTCAGCCCCGAATATTTCAAAGGCACCTTTTCAAGGTTTACCTCAACACCGAGTTTTTCGCCCATCTCTCCGACAGCAGAACTCAAACCGCCGGCGCCGCAGTCGGTAATAGATGTATAAAGGTTCTTATCCCGGGCCTGAAGAAGTGTATCAAGAGTTTTCTTCTCAACGATAGCGTTACCAATCTGAACAGCATGAGAAAATATGTTCTCATGCTCGTGGGTCATCTGCCCGCTGGAGAAAGTAGCCCCGTGGATGCCGTCGCAGCCGGTTCTGCCGCCGACAACAACAACCAGATCGCCGGGCTGCTGATTCTTGAAACATTTGTCATTTGGAATCAGCCCCAGATTCCCGCAGAACACCAGGGGGTTAGCCATGTACCGCGGATCGAAGTAAACCGCCCCGTTTACGGTTGGAATGCCCATGCGGTTGCCGTAATCACGGACACCGCTGACAACACCTTTTGCGATGCGTTTAGGGTGCAGCACTCCCGCGGGAACATCATCAATGGCTATATCGGGCATACCAAAACAGAACACATCTGTATTGGCAACCGGCTTTGCACCAAGACCGGTTCCCATAGGATCACGTATCACGCCTCCGATACCGGTCGCCGCTCCGCCGTACGGATCAAGAGCCGAGGGGTGGTTATGTGTCTCAACCTTGAAGCAGACGGCATCTGTTTCATCAAACTCTACGACTCCGGCGTTATCTTCAAATACAGAGATGCACCAGTCCTTATTCAGCTCCTGGGTAGCGCCGAAAACTGTTTCTTTGAGCAGGTTATCATACTCAACGGTCTTGCCGTCATAGCTGAATGTTACCGCGCTCTTTAGCGTCTTATGCACGCAATGCTCACTCCAGGTCTGGGCGAGTGTCTCTAATTCGACATCGGAGGGCTCTCGTCCCTTATCGCGAAAATACGACTGTATCGTTTTCATCTCACGAAGATCAAGAAACAGATCCATATCGCCGCTGAGTCTGGTCAGCCCCTCATCGTCCAATTCAAGCAGAGGAACTGTTTTATGCTCGAGTTTATATTCCGGCGTGTGCGGGCTGGGAGGTTCGGCCTCGAGACCGTAAATAACATCTTCGATACAGTCATTGGCAAGAGCCCTGCGGGCAATAAACCGAAGCTGTTCATCTGTTAAATCACCGTAAAAAACATACTTGCGGGCTGTCCGAACCATTGCCGGTTTACAGCCCATGTCAGTTATGCCCATCGTGACTGATTCAGCTACCGGATCAGTTACACCGCTTTTAAGGTGAACCTCTATCAGGGATTTTGCCCCGCCGGTATCCGGCAGCGGCCGGCGGCCGATATAATAGTTCTCACAGACCGGATCAACCAGAAGCTCTGCCGCGACGCGGCGGGCAAACTGATCTTCAAAATCCGCATCAATAAGAAATACACGGCTGCTCTCAACCTTTTTTACAGTATCGATGCCAAGCTCTTTTATTTCATGAAGAACGTCTCTGCCGGTTACATCCGCAAAGCCTGTCCTGCTGAATATTTCATAACGCCAATGTTTCACTAAAAAATCCTTTCAGGTGATTTTAAAACACGGAATCTACGTAAATCTAAGATAAACCATTTAATGGGGTAATCATACCAGAATTGGTCTTTTTTTCAACGCCCATTCAGAATAAACGCCAAAATTGCCCCAAAAACATCATCTCTCGATGCCAACAGGGCTAAAGCAAATTATTGTTATTTTTTCGCCGCACGCAAGAACCTTTAAATCCGATATTATTCTCGTTTAAATCACTCAATATGCGCTGTCCGGTATTTCGCCGGCGAGAGTCCATGATGGTTTTTGAAATTTCTGGAGAAGTGATAAGGATCATCAAATCCGACCATTTCAGCAATTCGTTTTACCGGAAGCTCTGTTGACAAAAGCAGCTTGCCGCCGCGATTAAGTTTCAGCCGCATTATGTATTCGGAAGGTGTGAGGTTAATATAGCGTTTAAACAGCCTGGATAAATACCTTATATTCAATCCGACAGACTCGGCAACTGCCCCAACTCCTTTAAGTTCCGAAAAGTTGCGGTCTATATAATTTTTTGCTCTGAAAAAAGAATTTACGGCGGGAGAGCCATTTTCCCGGGGCATTTGATTTGCCGAGGCCTGTTCAAGAAGAACACATTTAAGATAGCAGCAGCACAACTCCTGTGAGAGCGGCGGTTTCTCCAGGCCGGTTTCCATAATTTTCATAAAAAGCTCAAAACTTCCCTGCGGGTCAGATGACTGAATCGCACCAAGACTGTTAAAGGTGGAAAGCTCAAACAAACCGGCGGCATCCTCGCCTGTAAGTGCCAGGAATATATGTTCCAGAGGATCTGACGGATCGCAAAGATAATGATGGCTTTGCCCCGGCGAGAAAACGGCTATTGTGCCGGCAGAAAGAGGGTGAACAGTACCGTTGATTTCGAGCGTGCCCCTGCCGCGAACTATATACTCTACAACATGGTATGGGTAACTGTTTCGTTTAACCTCATAATCAGCCGCACAAAGCTCATAACCGCCGCAGACGATAGCCATCCCTGGACGGTCATTCGGAGACACCTCGTAATAGAAATACTCACTCCGCTTAACAGGTGCGGCCCTGCCGGGAGCAAACTCACTTTTTATCTGATTTTTCATACCGCTTCAAGATCAGAGACCGCTGCAGAATACCTCAATAAAACTTTTATCTTAACTGACGGTCTTGTAATAATTTATTACTTTTACAATCGCTTCCTCAAGCGATACTTTCGGAGAATACCCAATCATTGCGGCCGCTTTTTCTATGGACGGTACTCTGCGCATCATATCATCAAACGGCCTGCCGTATGCCTGCTCGTAGGAAATGTATTTCTTTTCACTGCTGCTCTTTGACAACCGTATCGCCGCATCGGCAAGTGATTCGATCGATATTTCACTCTGACTGCCGATGTTGAAAGCCTCGCCCGCGGCATCTGGGCATTGCATCAGAGCAATAACACCGTCAATGACATCTGATATATATGTAAAACATCTTGTTTGCTTTCCGCTGCCGTAGATTGTTACAGGTTCGTTATTTAAGGCCGCCTTCACGAAACGCGGGACCACCATGCCGTAGCGGCCCCTCTGACGGGGGCCGATAGTGTTAAAAAATCTGGCAACGATAACCTCAAGGCCGTATTTCTGATAGAACGCAAATGCGAGGAATTCATCCACCGCCTTGCTGCAAGCGTACGACCAGCGTGAAAACCGCGTACTGCCCAGCAGCATATCGTCATCCTCTCTAAACGGTACATTTTCACTTTTCCCGTAAACCTCGCTGGTAGAAGCGATAAGAACTCGTGCCTCATTTCGTGCCGCGGCATGAAGAACATTTTCACTGCCGTGAATATTAGTCTCAATAGTCCTGACAGGCTCATCCACAATAAGCTGCACGCCTACCGCCGCGGCAAGATGGTAAATATCATCTGACTCCTTCGCCAATCTATCTACAAGCTCGACATCACAAACTGAACCCTGCACAAAAGAAAAACGGCTGTTATCTTTTATCCCGTGCAAATTCTCGATACTGCCCGTGCTCAGGTCATCAAGCGCAGTAACTTCGGCACCTTCGGTTAGAAGCCTTTCACATAGATGAGAACCTATAAAACCGGCTCCGCCGGTAACCAAAACTCGTTTTGACATATTTTATTCCATAAATTTGGGCAGTTTACATTTACGTTTACGCTTCACTGGCTCTCAGCTTCGCCTTCATAACTGCAGAATGCCCGGTTATTTTCCCATACCTTTATCCTGTGCAGACGTGCCGGCACGATCCTGTCCTTGAGAACTTTCCAGCCAAAACGTGTTATATTTTCAAGTGTAGGGTTTGCTGTTCTGAAATACTCCACATCCGCGTTGAGATTCTTGTGGTCAAGTATGCTGATAAAATTCTCATCGACAACTTTCTGAAAACTGCCGAACTCGAATTCTGTGCCGCACTCAACAGCTGCGGTTACTTCGGCAATGTAATTATGGCCGTGACCGTTGGGGTTGGCGCATTTGCCGAAGATGCGGAAATTTTTTTCATCAGAAAAGCTGCTGTTCCACAGACGGTGCATCGCGGCAAATTCAAATTTTTCGCTATAATATATCACTTTTTCAGACTCCGTGAGGTATCTTAATGTTCGATAAGGATTTAAGAACAATTTCAGGCTCAAAAGTTTTTGCGGACTGAATTTATCTTTCAAAATCTGGGCAGAGTATTTTAGCAGCTCCACAATATCACAAAAGCTGACTTCCCGGCCGTTTCTATATTTCTCACAGATTTTCTCCACAAAAACCGGCACGACATTCAAACGAACAAGCCGGTCAATATCTACCAGATTTACCACAAAACCTGTATCAGCATCAACATCTCCTCCTACTTCTACCCACAATCCAAAAAACAAACCAAGCCCCTCGCCTGACGGGCTGGAACAGTAAGAATTTGCCCCTTTAAGCCGATTTGACGAAAAGGGGTTTACTGTGAACCGAATTTCACGGGATAAACTTGGCATAAAAGTATTTACTCACCTTTTGTAATCACTTACTGTGAATTAAGCCCAGAACCTCCGCCCGGCTTCTCTGGTCACGGATGAAAATCCCGCGAAGAGCAGAGGTTACCATTGACGAACCGGGTTTATTTGCCCCGCGTACTGTCATGCAGCTGTGCGAAGCCTCTATAACAACCGCAACACCTTTGGGATTAAGGCTTTCCATGAGAAAATCAGCAATTTCAACGGTCAGCCTTTCCTGTATCTGCGGCCGTTTTGCGAAACAATCCACGATTCTGGCCAGCTTACTGAGCCCTATAACCGCATTGTCAGGCAGATAAGCAAGATGCGCCTTGCCGATAAACGGCATGAGGTGATGCTCACAGGTGCTTGAAAAAGGAATATCCTTTAAAACTACGATTTCATTGTAATCCTCATGGAATATCCGTCCGGTATGTTTCTTTGGATCCTCGCAAATTCCGCGAAAGAGCTCCGCGTACATTCTGGCTACACGGGACGGCGTATCTTTGAGACCCTCACGTTCAGGATCGTCGCCAACCGCCAGAAGTATCTCGCGAACCGCCGCTTCAATCCTGGGTAAATCAAATTTTATTTTTTTATCACTCATAAGAATTCCTGTTGATCAGCACAAAAAATCATTGAGATTCTGCTAAAACCTTTAATCTCATGAACCTGCCCGGCTGTTAAATCATGCGCTGTTTTTATGTTTTTTCTCTGCCCTGTATCTTAGATAGCTGTCGATAAAGCCATCTAAATCACCGTCAAGAACGGCTTGAACATTACCCGTCTGGTGGTCGGTGCGGTGATCTTTAACCATTTGATAGGGCTGCATTACATAGCTTCGAATCTGGTTGCCCCAGGCAATTTCACCTTTATTGCCGTAGAGTTTATTAATCTCATCGTCCCGCTTCTGCTGCTCAAGCATGTAAAGCCTTGCCCTCAGCATAGACATAGCCTCGGCGCGGTTTTTGTGCTGGCTGCGGTCGTTTTGGCACTGCACGACAATTCCCGTCGGGTGGTGTGTGATTCTGACCGCGGAGCTTGTTTTATTCACATGCTGGCCGCCGGCACCGCTGGCACGGTAATAATCGATTCGCAGGTCTTTTTCGTCGATTTCTATTTCTACATTGCCGCCGGCGTCGGGAATTACATCAATTGCCGTAAAACTCGTATGCCTGCGGCTTTGTGAATCAAACGGACTGATACGCACCAGACGGTGAACGCCCGATTCGCAAGAGAGCTTGCCAAAGGCAAAGGGACCGCTGACTTTCAATGTTATTGAGCGGATACCGGCTTCCTCGCCGGGAGTTATATCCAGTTCTTCGTATTTATAGCCGTTTGAGTCGAAATAGCGAAGGTACATCCTCAGCAGGATGCTTGCCCAGTCACAGCTCTCTGTTCCGCCGGCGCCGGCATGGATACTGAAAAAACAGTCGCTCATGTCATCGGGGCCGCTCAAAGTGCCGGCAAGCTCTATCTGTTCGCATTTTTTCTCGAGCTCCGCGATATCAGACTCGATCGACTTTAAGGTCTCAATATCTGATTCCTCCGCCGCCATCTCAAGAAGCTCTATCGAATCCTCAATGCCCGTAGTTACTTCCCTTACAGGGTTTATGACAGACTTAAGGGCACTTATCTGCGAAACTACCTTCTGGGCGGTTTCGGAGTTGTCCCAGAATCCCTGCTGAGACATCTGGTCTTCTAAATTCTTTCTTTGTTCGAGTTTAGCCGGTAAGTCAAAGCCACTCCCGGACGGTGGCGACACGGGCCTCCAGTGATTTTAAAGCATCACTTATTTCTTGTATTTCCAATGTTATCTCCGAAATAATCAGTTAGTAAAACTTACATTTTAACAATTTAATTGAAGAATGCAATGCCAGTTGAAGTTTTGCAGCTCTTGGCGCGGCGAATCTATAAACCGTTAGCTGCGTAGAGTTAAAAGAAAAAGCCCCGGATATTCTCTAATAACCGGGGCATACAGTACATAACTGAGCAAATCAGGCTTTTGCACTTGCCATAGCGTTGAGCCTCTTGGCCAGCCTCGACTTGCGGCGTGCGGCGGTACCCTTGTGCAGGGTGCTGGTCGCTGCTACCTTGTCAAGTTTCTTGACCAGGAGCCTGTACTGCTCCTTAGCGGCATCAACATCACCGGCTTTGAGAGCTTCCTCAAACTTCCTGGTCTCGGATTTGAGCTGGCTCTTACGGGCACGGTTTATGATTCTTTTCTTGGCATTCTGCCTGACTCTCTTTTTGGCGGATAATGAATGTGCCATTATCTTACCTTTCTATTATAAACTCGTTTACGTTACGACTGAGAGGTCTCTTTTAAAAGATCTTCTATTCGATCTCTGACATCTTTATAATTAAAATCAATCTGGGCTATTCTGCGATAATAACTCAGAGCTTCTTCTTTTTTGTTATTGAGCTCACACGACTTAGCATAGTTATAACGAAGCTCTTTTCCAAGCTCGTCTTCACTCTTTTCGTATTCTTTCATAGCTTCCATGAAAACGTCAGCGGCGTCATTGTACCAGCCTTTTCTGAAAAAGCAAATCCCAATTTTCGACATTGCGTTAATTTTTAATGACGGGTCTTTTCTCGCCTGCTGCAGCAGGGGTATTGCCGCGTCGAATTCACCGCTCAAAAGCAGTCTCGTACCGTAAGAATACTTTATTTTAAGGTCCGTGGGATAATTTTCACTGCAAAGCCGATAATGCTCAAGTTCAACTTCTGCAAGTTTTGTTAAAACTTTGTCAGCCTGGACCTTTAGTTCAACGTCTTCGGGCTGAGCAGCGGCCAGTTTTCTCGCCTCTTTGAGACGGTTTTTGTAGTACTGTATCGTAAGCTCACCCTGAAGCCTCTTATATGTAAAATCGGAGCTGGTTTTATACCAGTCTTCCAGAAGCTCCGTTAATTCCTCAAAAGTCTCCGGGGTGTCAATCTCGCCAAGGGCTTTTGCCAGCTTGATGCGTATCCCCTGCTCTTCGGGTTTCTTCTCAAAATCAG
Proteins encoded:
- the purL gene encoding phosphoribosylformylglycinamidine synthase subunit PurL, which encodes MKHWRYEIFSRTGFADVTGRDVLHEIKELGIDTVKKVESSRVFLIDADFEDQFARRVAAELLVDPVCENYYIGRRPLPDTGGAKSLIEVHLKSGVTDPVAESVTMGITDMGCKPAMVRTARKYVFYGDLTDEQLRFIARRALANDCIEDVIYGLEAEPPSPHTPEYKLEHKTVPLLELDDEGLTRLSGDMDLFLDLREMKTIQSYFRDKGREPSDVELETLAQTWSEHCVHKTLKSAVTFSYDGKTVEYDNLLKETVFGATQELNKDWCISVFEDNAGVVEFDETDAVCFKVETHNHPSALDPYGGAATGIGGVIRDPMGTGLGAKPVANTDVFCFGMPDIAIDDVPAGVLHPKRIAKGVVSGVRDYGNRMGIPTVNGAVYFDPRYMANPLVFCGNLGLIPNDKCFKNQQPGDLVVVVGGRTGCDGIHGATFSSGQMTHEHENIFSHAVQIGNAIVEKKTLDTLLQARDKNLYTSITDCGAGGLSSAVGEMGEKLGVEVNLEKVPLKYSGLNYTEIWISEAQERMVIAVKPEKLDEIMEIFASEDVEATVIGRFTDTKRLTLKYEDTQVGELDMEFLHDGVPKYSRQASWNTPKLSEPDIAAAGDYTDTVKKIFSCYNVASKEWIIRQYDHEVQGGSVVKPLCGVATDGPSDAAVIRPKPGTQKGVALSVGLNPMYGDIDPYHMALSAIDEAVRNLVCVGGRSDRIALLDNFCWGNCRKPEIFGSLIRAAQACKDGAMAYSAPFISGKDSLNNEFKMADGTEVNIPATLLISAISLVDNIEKCVTMDFKKPGSLIYVLGLTKNELGGSHYYYINGELGANVPQVDLELAPKLAAAAADAISAKLVRSAHDCSEGGLAIAVAEMAFAGELGAEISLDGLAVSDDCDTAAKKLFSESNSRYVFEVEPDKSSEFEALMAGLPLANIGTVTDNSLVNITAGGKTAVSGDIMEFKQAWQKPLAW
- a CDS encoding helix-turn-helix transcriptional regulator yields the protein MKNQIKSEFAPGRAAPVKRSEYFYYEVSPNDRPGMAIVCGGYELCAADYEVKRNSYPYHVVEYIVRGRGTLEINGTVHPLSAGTIAVFSPGQSHHYLCDPSDPLEHIFLALTGEDAAGLFELSTFNSLGAIQSSDPQGSFELFMKIMETGLEKPPLSQELCCCYLKCVLLEQASANQMPRENGSPAVNSFFRAKNYIDRNFSELKGVGAVAESVGLNIRYLSRLFKRYINLTPSEYIMRLKLNRGGKLLLSTELPVKRIAEMVGFDDPYHFSRNFKNHHGLSPAKYRTAHIE
- a CDS encoding SDR family NAD(P)-dependent oxidoreductase encodes the protein MSKRVLVTGGAGFIGSHLCERLLTEGAEVTALDDLSTGSIENLHGIKDNSRFSFVQGSVCDVELVDRLAKESDDIYHLAAAVGVQLIVDEPVRTIETNIHGSENVLHAAARNEARVLIASTSEVYGKSENVPFREDDDMLLGSTRFSRWSYACSKAVDEFLAFAFYQKYGLEVIVARFFNTIGPRQRGRYGMVVPRFVKAALNNEPVTIYGSGKQTRCFTYISDVIDGVIALMQCPDAAGEAFNIGSQSEISIESLADAAIRLSKSSSEKKYISYEQAYGRPFDDMMRRVPSIEKAAAMIGYSPKVSLEEAIVKVINYYKTVS
- a CDS encoding 6-carboxytetrahydropterin synthase; its protein translation is MPSLSREIRFTVNPFSSNRLKGANSYCSSPSGEGLGLFFGLWVEVGGDVDADTGFVVNLVDIDRLVRLNVVPVFVEKICEKYRNGREVSFCDIVELLKYSAQILKDKFSPQKLLSLKLFLNPYRTLRYLTESEKVIYYSEKFEFAAMHRLWNSSFSDEKNFRIFGKCANPNGHGHNYIAEVTAAVECGTEFEFGSFQKVVDENFISILDHKNLNADVEYFRTANPTLENITRFGWKVLKDRIVPARLHRIKVWENNRAFCSYEGEAESQ
- the folE gene encoding GTP cyclohydrolase I FolE encodes the protein MSDKKIKFDLPRIEAAVREILLAVGDDPEREGLKDTPSRVARMYAELFRGICEDPKKHTGRIFHEDYNEIVVLKDIPFSSTCEHHLMPFIGKAHLAYLPDNAVIGLSKLARIVDCFAKRPQIQERLTVEIADFLMESLNPKGVAVVIEASHSCMTVRGANKPGSSMVTSALRGIFIRDQRSRAEVLGLIHSK
- the prfB gene encoding peptide chain release factor 2 (programmed frameshift); the encoded protein is MSEITLEIQEISDALKSLEARVATVREWLDLPAKLEQRKNLEDQMSQQGFWDNSETAQKVVSQISALKSVINPVREVTTGIEDSIELLEMAAEESDIETLKSIESDIAELEKKCEQIELAGTLSGPDDMSDCFFSIHAGAGGTESCDWASILLRMYLRYFDSNGYKYEELDITPGEEAGIRSITLKVSGPFAFGKLSCESGVHRLVRISPFDSQSRRHTSFTAIDVIPDAGGNVEIEIDEKDLRIDYYRASGAGGQHVNKTSSAVRITHHPTGIVVQCQNDRSQHKNRAEAMSMLRARLYMLEQQKRDDEINKLYGNKGEIAWGNQIRSYVMQPYQMVKDHRTDHQTGNVQAVLDGDLDGFIDSYLRYRAEKKHKNSA
- the rpsT gene encoding 30S ribosomal protein S20, coding for MAHSLSAKKRVRQNAKKRIINRARKSQLKSETRKFEEALKAGDVDAAKEQYRLLVKKLDKVAATSTLHKGTAARRKSRLAKRLNAMASAKA